One genomic region from Streptomyces venezuelae encodes:
- a CDS encoding AfsR/SARP family transcriptional regulator gives MRFAVLGETSVRTEGGRPVRVPELKVRALLAALLVDADRPVAAYRLVDDLWGDEPPGSPLRALQAKVSQLRRALEEAEPGGRELVVTRAPGYLLAVPEEALDAHRFAALTARARATAEPRRRAELLGEALGLWRGPAFADFAAEPFARAAADRLEEERLSAREALAETRLLLGEHDLLAGELAELVARHPLRERLRAVQLRALYRAGRQSEALAGYEELRALLADELGLDPSPELAALHTAILRQDAELSAPEAAPVPVSVSVPGPVPVPVPVPVPVPVPAPSPSSAGASARGNLPVPLSGIVGRDESVAEVTGLLRERRLVTLTGPGGVGKTRLAVEAARRVEEAFPDGAWLVEFAGAGGELAEVVAAALELRDDGVWGLRPDGERPPTTAERLAEVLRGRRALLVLDNCEHVVDEAASLAELLLRAAPGLVVLTTSQEPLALAGETLWAVEPLDTDGAVALFTARASASSPGIALDASAREAVRGICRRLDGIPLALELAATRVRALGVHGLLERLDDRFRLLDAGLRGAPARQQTLRAVIDWSWDLLSAPERTVLRRLAVHAEGCTLAAAEWVCAGEDDVAVADVLGLLVRLVDRSLVVAVDGPDGPRYRLLESVAAYCLERLRDEGETEAVRERHLTYYLRVAEAAGTALRGPDQRRRLAHLDAETPNLRAALDRALTETGRAGAALRLVDALAWYWIMRGRLGEALRSATAALRAHPAGGGAAEAPELAALRARVGVWRTGLAVMGGDGTDRRRRIEDALAAYDAATTEEAEEIEETEVTGLPGSSDAPGSSDAPGLPGSPARPTYESAAGRPWARWFLAHALCGTGSQVEGGELTGGALDGFRARGDRWGEAAALADRSVQLLLRGDVAGAEADAARSDALFAELGDACSRLWTVYPLATAAEIHGEYERADRLKRAGLAAAESFGLTTEVPDLLAGLGRTALLRGDLAECRTYHEAARDRAAEVGFRAGEINAVLGLGLGARREGLHEEAERHMREVLDWHRSVGLDSANALILAELGFSALARGDLTQALKLQEEGYGTALTSGDPRAVALALEGLASAHAPAGRARGAALLLGAAAALRASTGAPLPPAERADVDRTEAAARAALGEEAFATAFAHGTALTHDTAVSEAARGGSQAGPTTAFTKL, from the coding sequence ATGCGATTCGCGGTGCTGGGGGAGACGTCCGTACGGACCGAAGGCGGGCGGCCGGTCCGGGTGCCGGAGCTCAAGGTGCGGGCCCTGCTCGCGGCCCTGCTCGTCGACGCGGACCGGCCGGTCGCGGCGTACCGGCTCGTCGACGACCTGTGGGGCGACGAACCGCCCGGCAGCCCGCTGCGGGCCCTCCAGGCCAAGGTCTCCCAACTCCGCCGCGCCCTGGAGGAGGCCGAGCCCGGCGGGCGGGAGCTCGTCGTCACGCGGGCCCCCGGCTACCTCCTCGCGGTGCCCGAAGAGGCCCTGGACGCCCACCGGTTCGCGGCGCTCACCGCCCGCGCCCGGGCCACGGCGGAGCCGCGCCGCCGGGCGGAGCTGCTCGGCGAGGCCCTCGGCCTGTGGCGGGGGCCGGCGTTCGCGGACTTCGCGGCGGAGCCGTTCGCCCGGGCGGCGGCCGACCGGCTGGAGGAGGAGCGGCTCTCCGCGCGCGAGGCGCTCGCCGAAACGCGTCTGCTGCTCGGTGAACACGACCTACTGGCAGGGGAGTTGGCGGAGCTGGTGGCCCGTCATCCGCTGCGCGAACGGCTGCGCGCCGTGCAGCTGCGGGCGCTGTACCGCGCCGGCCGGCAGAGCGAGGCGCTCGCGGGGTACGAGGAGCTGCGCGCCCTCCTCGCCGACGAGCTCGGACTCGACCCGAGCCCCGAACTGGCCGCGCTCCACACGGCGATCCTGCGACAGGACGCGGAGCTGTCGGCGCCGGAGGCGGCGCCGGTGCCTGTGTCTGTGTCTGTGCCGGGGCCTGTTCCCGTTCCTGTGCCCGTTCCTGTGCCTGTGCCTGTGCCTGCGCCTTCGCCTTCCTCGGCCGGTGCGTCCGCGCGGGGCAACCTCCCCGTGCCGCTCAGCGGGATCGTCGGCCGCGACGAGTCGGTGGCGGAGGTGACCGGGCTGCTGCGCGAGCGGCGGCTCGTCACCCTGACCGGCCCCGGCGGCGTCGGGAAGACCCGGCTGGCGGTCGAGGCGGCACGGCGGGTGGAGGAGGCGTTCCCGGACGGCGCGTGGCTCGTCGAGTTCGCCGGTGCGGGCGGCGAGCTCGCCGAGGTCGTCGCCGCCGCGCTCGAACTGCGCGACGACGGGGTGTGGGGGCTGCGGCCCGACGGGGAGCGGCCGCCCACCACGGCGGAGCGGCTCGCCGAGGTCCTGCGCGGACGGCGCGCCCTGCTCGTCCTGGACAACTGCGAGCACGTCGTCGACGAGGCCGCCTCCCTCGCCGAACTCCTCCTGCGCGCCGCGCCGGGACTCGTCGTCCTGACGACGAGCCAGGAGCCGCTGGCGCTCGCGGGCGAGACGCTGTGGGCGGTGGAGCCGCTCGACACGGACGGCGCGGTCGCGCTGTTCACCGCCCGGGCGTCCGCCTCCTCGCCGGGCATCGCGCTCGACGCGTCGGCCCGGGAGGCGGTACGAGGCATCTGCCGCCGCCTCGACGGCATCCCGCTCGCCCTGGAGCTGGCCGCGACCCGGGTCCGCGCGCTCGGGGTGCACGGGCTCCTGGAACGGCTCGACGACCGCTTCCGGCTGCTCGACGCGGGCCTGCGCGGCGCCCCCGCCCGGCAACAGACGCTCCGGGCGGTCATCGACTGGAGCTGGGACCTGCTGAGCGCGCCGGAACGGACGGTCCTCCGCCGCCTCGCCGTCCACGCGGAGGGCTGCACCCTGGCGGCGGCGGAGTGGGTCTGCGCGGGGGAGGACGACGTGGCCGTCGCCGACGTCCTCGGGCTGCTCGTGCGGCTCGTGGACCGCTCGCTCGTCGTGGCCGTCGACGGACCGGACGGGCCGCGCTACCGGCTGCTGGAGTCCGTGGCCGCGTACTGCCTCGAACGGCTGCGGGACGAGGGCGAGACCGAGGCCGTACGGGAACGCCACCTCACGTACTACCTCCGCGTCGCGGAGGCGGCCGGGACCGCCCTGCGCGGCCCCGACCAGCGCCGGCGCCTCGCCCACCTCGACGCCGAGACCCCGAACCTGCGGGCGGCCCTCGACCGGGCGCTCACCGAGACCGGCCGCGCGGGGGCCGCGCTCCGGCTCGTCGACGCGCTCGCCTGGTACTGGATCATGCGCGGGCGGCTCGGCGAGGCGCTCCGCTCGGCGACGGCGGCGCTGCGGGCGCACCCGGCCGGCGGCGGCGCCGCCGAGGCACCCGAACTCGCCGCCCTGCGGGCCCGCGTGGGCGTCTGGCGCACGGGGCTCGCGGTCATGGGCGGCGACGGGACGGACCGGCGCCGCCGGATCGAGGACGCCCTGGCGGCCTACGACGCGGCGACGACCGAAGAGGCAGAGGAGATCGAGGAGACCGAAGTGACCGGCCTGCCCGGCTCCTCCGACGCGCCCGGCTCGTCCGACGCGCCCGGCCTGCCGGGTTCGCCCGCCCGCCCCACCTACGAAAGCGCCGCCGGCCGTCCCTGGGCCCGCTGGTTCCTCGCTCATGCGCTCTGCGGCACCGGCAGCCAGGTCGAGGGCGGTGAGCTGACCGGTGGCGCCCTCGACGGATTCCGGGCCCGTGGCGACCGCTGGGGCGAGGCCGCCGCGCTCGCGGACCGCTCCGTGCAGCTCCTGCTCCGGGGCGACGTGGCGGGCGCGGAGGCCGACGCGGCCCGTTCGGATGCCCTGTTCGCCGAGCTCGGCGACGCCTGCTCCCGGCTGTGGACCGTCTACCCGCTCGCGACCGCCGCCGAGATCCACGGCGAGTACGAGCGCGCCGACCGCCTCAAGAGGGCCGGTCTGGCCGCGGCCGAGAGCTTCGGCCTGACGACCGAGGTGCCCGACCTGCTCGCCGGGCTCGGCCGTACGGCCCTCCTCCGGGGCGATCTCGCCGAGTGCCGGACCTATCACGAGGCCGCCAGGGACCGGGCCGCCGAGGTCGGCTTCCGCGCGGGCGAGATCAACGCCGTCCTCGGGCTCGGCCTGGGCGCCCGGCGCGAGGGCCTCCACGAGGAGGCCGAGCGCCACATGCGGGAGGTCCTCGACTGGCACCGCTCGGTCGGCCTCGACTCCGCCAACGCCCTGATCCTGGCCGAGCTCGGCTTCTCGGCGCTCGCGCGCGGCGACCTGACGCAGGCCCTGAAGCTCCAGGAGGAGGGGTACGGCACCGCGCTGACCTCCGGCGACCCGAGGGCCGTCGCGCTCGCCCTGGAGGGTCTGGCCTCCGCGCACGCCCCGGCCGGCCGGGCCCGGGGCGCCGCGCTCCTGCTCGGCGCGGCGGCCGCGCTGCGCGCCTCGACGGGCGCGCCGCTGCCCCCGGCGGAGCGCGCCGACGTCGACCGTACGGAGGCGGCGGCCCGCGCCGCCCTCGGCGAGGAGGCCTTCGCCACGGCTTTCGCCCACGGCACGGCACTGACCCACGACACCGCCGTGAGCGAGGCGGCCCGCGGAGGGAGCCAGGCCGGGCCCACCACCGCGTTCACCAAACTGTAA
- a CDS encoding GNAT family N-acetyltransferase, whose product MPDITIRRAGADDSKRLTRLVRTSAAYRGDYAAMVDGYQVGGAYIEHHLVFVAVDGNGRVLGFYALLVDEAELDLAFVADSAQGLGIGRLLMEHMTGQARAAGLRAVRVVAHPPAEEFYLRTGAVRTGVLPPAGRIHWARPELRYDIA is encoded by the coding sequence ATGCCCGACATCACCATCCGGCGCGCCGGCGCCGACGACTCCAAGCGGCTCACCCGGCTCGTCCGGACCTCCGCCGCCTACCGGGGCGACTACGCCGCCATGGTCGACGGGTACCAGGTCGGCGGGGCGTACATCGAGCACCACCTCGTCTTCGTCGCCGTCGACGGGAACGGCCGGGTGCTCGGGTTCTACGCCCTCCTCGTCGACGAGGCCGAGCTCGACCTCGCCTTCGTCGCCGACTCCGCCCAGGGCCTCGGCATCGGACGGCTGCTCATGGAGCACATGACCGGGCAGGCCAGGGCCGCCGGACTGCGCGCCGTACGGGTCGTCGCGCACCCGCCCGCCGAGGAGTTCTACCTGCGTACCGGCGCCGTCCGCACCGGCGTCCTCCCGCCCGCCGGACGGATCCACTGGGCCCGCCCCGAGCTGCGGTACGACATCGCGTGA
- a CDS encoding MFS transporter: MTAAQETQEKARRRVFADLTPLRTSADYRRLWFGSTVSWVGQGMTALAVSLQVYEITRSPFSVGLVGLFSLVPLVVFGLYGGAVADTVDRRKLGLASALGSAVLSITLAGAAFAGFHRVWFLYGIVALQAVCAALNSPARSSMIPRLLPPEQLRAANALNSMVMTFGMLVGPSLGGLIVGFAGFQAAYLVDALAFSASLYAMWRLPSMLPDRTGGKRASVLDGLRFLATRPNLRMTFFSDFCAMILAHPRALFPAVAVLWYGGDAKTTGLLVAAPAFGALLGGVLSGWQGRIRHHGQAILIAVACWGTAIAVFGLTRNLWLGLLLLALAGYSDTVSMIFRNTMMQVAAPDEMRGRLQGVFIVVVAGGPRLGDFLAGSVADLTSPAVAITGGGIACVLAVGLLALYGRSFRRYDALDPTP; the protein is encoded by the coding sequence GTGACCGCCGCCCAGGAAACCCAGGAGAAGGCCCGCCGCAGGGTCTTCGCGGACCTCACCCCGCTGCGGACCTCCGCCGACTACCGCCGCCTCTGGTTCGGGAGCACCGTCTCCTGGGTCGGCCAGGGCATGACCGCCCTCGCCGTCTCCCTCCAGGTGTACGAGATCACCCGCTCGCCCTTCTCCGTCGGGCTCGTCGGGCTGTTCTCCCTCGTCCCTCTCGTCGTCTTCGGCCTGTACGGCGGCGCCGTCGCCGACACCGTCGACCGCCGCAAGCTCGGCCTCGCCAGCGCCCTCGGCTCCGCCGTCCTGTCCATCACCCTCGCGGGCGCCGCGTTCGCCGGTTTCCACCGCGTCTGGTTCCTCTACGGGATCGTCGCCCTCCAGGCCGTGTGCGCCGCGCTCAACTCGCCCGCCCGCAGCTCGATGATCCCCCGGCTCCTGCCGCCCGAGCAGCTGCGCGCCGCCAACGCGCTCAACTCGATGGTGATGACCTTCGGCATGCTCGTCGGGCCCAGCCTCGGCGGCCTGATCGTCGGCTTCGCCGGCTTCCAGGCCGCGTACCTCGTCGACGCCCTCGCCTTCTCCGCGAGCCTCTACGCGATGTGGCGGCTGCCGTCCATGCTCCCGGACCGGACGGGGGGCAAGAGGGCCTCCGTCCTCGACGGGCTGCGCTTCCTCGCCACCCGCCCCAACCTGCGCATGACGTTCTTCTCCGACTTCTGCGCGATGATCCTGGCCCACCCCCGCGCCCTGTTCCCGGCCGTCGCCGTCCTCTGGTACGGCGGGGACGCGAAGACCACCGGACTCCTCGTCGCCGCGCCCGCGTTCGGGGCGCTCCTCGGCGGCGTCCTCTCCGGCTGGCAGGGGCGGATCCGCCACCACGGACAGGCGATCCTGATCGCCGTCGCCTGCTGGGGCACCGCCATCGCCGTCTTCGGACTGACCCGGAACCTCTGGCTCGGGCTGCTCCTGCTCGCGCTCGCCGGCTACTCGGACACCGTGTCGATGATCTTCCGGAACACGATGATGCAGGTCGCCGCACCCGACGAGATGCGCGGCCGGCTCCAGGGCGTCTTCATCGTGGTCGTCGCCGGCGGGCCCCGGCTCGGTGACTTCCTCGCGGGCTCCGTCGCCGACCTGACCTCCCCGGCCGTCGCCATCACGGGCGGCGGCATCGCCTGCGTCCTCGCCGTCGGTCTCCTGGCGCTCTACGGCCGCTCTTTCCGCCGGTACGACGCACTCGACCCCACTCCGTGA
- a CDS encoding acyl-CoA synthetase, translated as MSALFPALAAPSDRPALRCGPDTLTYAGLARAAGALAVRIGGAGRVAVWATPTAHTAVAVVAALLAGVPAVPLNPRTGERELAHILGDSAPGAVLAAPGDELPAGLTALPRTDVDLAPADGPASPVTEPDDPESTALIVYTSGTTGPPKGVVLSRRAIAASLDALAEAWAWTADDVLVHALPLFHVHGLILGVLGPLRRGGEVRHLGAFSVEGVARELGAGGGTMLFGVPTMYHRIADALGEDVRLTEALAGARLLVSGSAALPVHDHERITAATGRAVVERYGMTETLMNTGVRPGGEPRPGSVGTPLAGVGLRLVDEDGSVLKELDGETVGEVQVRGPNLFSGYLNRPDATAAAFDGDWFRTGDMAVREADGAVRLVGRKATDLIKSGGYKIGAGEIENALLDHPGVREAAVTGEPDPDLGERIVAWVVPADASAPPAEAELAAHVAGLLAPHKRPRVVRYLDALPRNDMGKVLKKALPAAR; from the coding sequence GTGAGTGCGCTCTTCCCCGCCCTGGCGGCCCCGTCCGACCGGCCCGCGCTGCGCTGCGGCCCGGACACGCTGACGTACGCCGGACTGGCCCGCGCCGCAGGCGCCCTCGCGGTACGGATCGGGGGTGCGGGCCGGGTCGCCGTCTGGGCCACGCCGACCGCGCACACGGCGGTCGCGGTGGTGGCCGCCCTGCTCGCGGGCGTGCCCGCCGTACCGCTCAACCCGCGCACGGGCGAGCGGGAGCTGGCGCACATCCTCGGCGACAGCGCGCCCGGCGCGGTGCTCGCCGCACCCGGGGACGAGCTGCCGGCCGGGCTCACCGCGCTCCCCCGGACCGATGTGGACCTCGCTCCGGCGGACGGCCCCGCGTCCCCGGTGACGGAACCGGACGACCCCGAGTCCACCGCCCTCATCGTCTACACCTCGGGCACCACCGGCCCCCCGAAGGGCGTCGTGCTCTCCCGGCGGGCCATCGCCGCCTCCCTCGACGCGCTGGCCGAGGCCTGGGCGTGGACGGCGGACGACGTGCTCGTCCACGCGCTGCCGCTGTTCCACGTCCACGGGCTGATACTCGGCGTCCTGGGCCCGCTGCGGCGCGGCGGCGAGGTCCGGCACCTGGGCGCGTTCTCGGTGGAGGGCGTCGCACGGGAGCTGGGCGCCGGGGGCGGCACGATGCTGTTCGGCGTCCCGACGATGTACCACCGGATCGCGGACGCGCTCGGCGAGGACGTCCGCCTCACGGAGGCGCTGGCGGGAGCACGGCTCCTCGTCTCGGGCTCGGCGGCGCTGCCGGTCCACGACCACGAGCGGATCACGGCGGCGACGGGCCGGGCGGTCGTCGAGCGGTACGGGATGACCGAGACGCTCATGAACACCGGCGTGCGGCCCGGCGGCGAGCCCCGGCCGGGCAGCGTCGGGACCCCGCTCGCGGGCGTCGGCCTGCGCCTGGTGGACGAGGACGGATCCGTCCTGAAGGAGCTCGACGGGGAGACGGTCGGCGAGGTGCAGGTCCGCGGCCCGAACCTCTTCTCCGGCTATCTGAACCGGCCGGACGCGACGGCCGCGGCCTTCGACGGCGACTGGTTCCGCACCGGCGACATGGCGGTCCGCGAGGCGGACGGCGCGGTGCGTCTGGTGGGACGCAAGGCGACCGACCTGATCAAGAGCGGCGGCTACAAGATCGGGGCGGGCGAGATAGAGAACGCGCTGCTCGACCACCCCGGCGTGCGGGAGGCGGCCGTGACGGGCGAGCCGGACCCGGACCTGGGCGAGCGGATCGTGGCCTGGGTCGTGCCGGCCGACGCCTCGGCGCCCCCGGCGGAGGCGGAGCTCGCGGCGCACGTGGCGGGCCTCCTCGCCCCGCACAAGCGGCCCCGGGTGGTGCGCTACCTCGACGCGCTCCCCCGCAACGACATGGGCAAGGTCCTGAAGAAGGCGCTCCCCGCCGCTCGTTGA